Below is a genomic region from Primulina eburnea isolate SZY01 chromosome 9, ASM2296580v1, whole genome shotgun sequence.
ATTTCCTGGAGTTGGAAGATATTACTTCCATTTCTGTCTAAATTGTGGACATTGGATTATAAATCAATGCTTATTATATGTACTAGAGTCCCTAATTGAACTCATAACCTTGAAATAAACTAACTTGTAGGGCAAATGACACCACAGCTCTGAGATTTATCCATAATGCTGTCGGTGAGGTTCATTATCATTCATATTTGACATTACATATTCCGGAGGCTTTCGTAAAACTTTTCAATTTTTTCATTTATTCTTGGTGATGCTAGTGCAAGTTTTTCTTTCACTACTTTGGGATTTCTCTGTAGAATGCAGAATCTGGAAGAAAAATAGAGGAAGTAATCACAGTCATTGAAGCACCTCGCCAATCAGATTTAATGGTAGAGCTGATAAAAAAATTGAAGCCCGAGGTGGTTGTCACAGGGATGGCTCAATTTGAGTCAGTTACTGGTTCTGCATTCGAGCATCTTTTAGATACTACTAGAGAAATTGGATGTCGTTTGTTTTTAGATATATCTGACCATTTTGAGCTATCTAGCCTCCCGAGTTCCAATGGAGTTCTTAAATATCTTGCCGGAGCTCCACTACCTTCACATGCGGCAATAATTTGTGGCTTGCTGAAAAATCAGGTATACCCAAGTAATGAGGACTTACTCAAGTTTCTCGACAATGATTTGAGCAAAAGCTGTTTAAAATGCTTGCTTGATTTTAACTTTTATCCTCTAATTGTAATAATTCTATTCGTCTTTTTTTGTGTCCAGGTTTATTCAGATCTCGAGGTGGCATTTGTCATATCGGAGGAGGAAACTATTTTTAAAACACTATGCAAGACTGTGGAACTTTTACAGGGGAATACTGCAATAATTAGTCAGTACTACTATGGTTGTCTATTCCATGAACTTCTAGCTTTTCAGCTTGCTGATAGACACCCACCTGCACAGGTTAGTCTATGTTGAAGTTAGTCATAATGTATGTAAATATGTTCGTCTTCCCTGATCTACTTTTAACTGGGTGGTTGAGTGGAATAGAAAATTGATGGAGTGGACATAAAAACAGATTGGCTCTTGCATTTAGTAACTGTTAAAAGTTAAAACCACTTCAGCAACTGgttatttatttgtttaaaaatgtaaaaataatacaACCTTTAATGGAAATTTAACTTAATAATTCACATCTAATTTTCCTAGTATACATGCACCGACTCTCCTTTTAATATTCTTATATCTTCAAATAGGATCTTTGAAGATTCCCTAGTCATGGTCCATTAAATAAGTGTTAATCATATCTTGAGATGCTAGGATTCTTTAGATTTCTGAGTTGAATAACGGTGATCTTTTATCATATCCCGAGGCCTGAATCATGGCAGGTATGCAACCTGTGATGCATGTAAATTTGCCTGGTTAAACCGCACCTGAATTCCTGATAGACTAATGGGCCCTAAGAATTTTTTTGAATAAAGCTAATCAGCAGTTCTTTTTACTGTTGACCAAACACCGTAAATGCTGGTAAAGTAAGTCGCTGTCTCCACTTGGAATGGATCTATTTTCACCGTATCTTTGTGAACTTCCTTAGATGGTTTCACAATATGCGTGATTCTTTCTCCAATTCTCAGAGAAATGGCGAGTTGTCAAAAGCTTCTAAGGTCAATGGCTTGTCCAGTTCCAGTATTTCAGTACTTGATCATGCAGAGTTGTCAGTAAGTGAATCTGATGAATCTCCCCTGGTTCATATGGACgttgataaaatatttttgccCATGATAACACCAGTTAAAGCTTCCATCTTTGAGAGTTTCGCAAGACAGAATATAACAGAATCTGAAAGCGACGTTACTTGTGGCATTAAACAATTGATTTGCAGCAGTTACGGATTCTCATCTGATAACCACACAGAATTCATTTATGCAGACAGTCCCGTGGCACTTTTTGTTAGGTTGGTGCTCTGTTGTGTTCAAGAAGGTGGAACACTGTGCTTTCCAACTGGATCCAATGGGAATTACGTGTCTGCTGCAAAATTTTTGAAGGCAAACATTGTAAACATTCCTACAAATCCCGATTATGGCTTCAAATTGACAGAGAGAATACTCACAGACAGGCTTAAGACTGTTAAGAAACCGTGGATATATATTTCGGGTCCAACTGTTAACCCTACTGGCTTGCTTTATGGTAACGAAGAGATGCAAAAACTATTAATCGTCTGTGCTAACTTTGGAGCAAGGGTCATTCTAGATACATCGTTTTCAGGCGTGGAATTCAATTCTAATGATTTTGATGCCTGGAATCTGGGAGCTACCATGGAGAGACTTTCATCAACTAATCCAACATTCAGTGTGTGTCTACTTGGGGGATTATCTTATATGATGCTTACAAGTGGACTTGAATTTGGATTTCTTATTTTAAACCAGATGTCCCTCAAGGATACATTCCATGGTTTTGCTGGATTAAGCAAACCACACAGCACTATCAGATACACGGTCAAAAAATTGCTTGATCTGATGGAAAAGAAGACGGTAGATCTACTCAATGCTATTGCAGAGCAGAAACAACTTTTGGCAGGTCGGTATAAACACTTCAAGCAGGTATGTTGTGCATTTATGAACTAAATTAATTCATGATGAAAACTATTTGGTTCCATAAAGGATTCCTCAACATTCCTACCTTTGAATTTGTTGCCATAATCATCTTTTCCTATATAGCATACACTAATTGTGCACTAATAAACACTAGATGAATATGTCTATTATCTTGTCGTTAGGTTTGACTTAGTTCTATCGACTAAAAATGATATGTGCTCTATAGTGGAATTCTCTAACCAACATTCCCTCACATATAATGATGCATAGAAATAACTTCCACATATCTACAAGAGTTAATCATTAGAAAACAAAATCCTAGTTATATGTATTCAAGACCAATTGATGGGTTCAAATTCAGGAGCTCTTGTTGATATGTCATGCTAAAATACGACtagttttaaaagtttcaatTATTATGAAGCTGGCCGACAACATTAACCAGCGTTGTATCTCCTGCGTATTATGTACCCCGATCCTGTCCCTGTATTCTACTTGCTGCTAAACCCTTTGTACATAGGACTTCCGACCACAGTTTCGGGAACCTTACCAGTCAGATTGTTGACCATTTACCCTCCTCTACTTCGAATTGAATCTTTCGTGCATATGTCATATACGATTTATATGTAACAGACTCTTGAAAGTTGCGGTTGGGAAGTGGTTGAAGCTCAAGCAGGTGCCTCTATTGTAGCAAAGCCAACTTTTTATCTTGGCACGACCATCAAAATACCCAAAGATTCTTCTGGTATTCAGGAAATTAAGCTTGATGACTCAAATATTAGGGAAGCCATGATCAAGACCACCGGTCTGTGCATCAACAGTGCTGCTTGGACAGGTATTCCTGGTTACTGTCGCTTCACTATCGGTCTGGAAGATGGTGATTTCAAGCGTGCATTGGATTGCATTGCAAAGTTCAAAAGCTTGGTTGATAACTAAAACATCGTTTTACTGCTCTTTCAACACAAGCTATTGTTAATTTTCACGACTCGTGTGTTGTGAAGTTGAAGCCATTGTTCCTGTTGAGTTGAATTCATTTAAACAAAGTGAAGCCATTGTTGCGCaactaaattaatatatttgcgTCCCATTTCGTTTTctcgtgtatgtgtgtgtgtccatatacatatatatctatatatatatatatatatatatatatatatatatatatatatatatatatatattgtaataaAGGAACTCGTAATCGCCACtcgtatagatatatatatatatatatatatattgtaataaAGGAACTCGTAATCGCCACTCGTatagatatatatgtatatatatattgtaataaAGGAACTCGTAATCGCTACTCGTAAGTACGCACTGGATGAATCAGCGGACTGAACGCAGTAGATAGGAATAAAACGTAATATGGAGCCAAGTATTACCATTGTTGCTATTTTTAGTGAGCTAATAAAAGCTTCATTTCATTATCACTGTAGTTTACAAGATTCATATGGTGGCTTAATAGCGATAAGTTTCAACGTAAAGATCCATGCCATTCTTGGTTCAGGTTATGTCCCACAACGAATTGAGGATGAAAACTGTGCGGACACAAAAAATAATTGCAATGTGAATAAT
It encodes:
- the LOC140842009 gene encoding methionine S-methyltransferase-like — protein: MEAFLKQCEQSGDAAYGALRSLLERLEDPITRTGARIFLSDLQKRFASKEESDRCLQIYHFQIQDIYLEQYEGFQRRKKLTMMVIPSIFIPEDWSFTFFEGLNRHPDSIFKDKTVTELGCGNGWISIAIAEKWSPLKVYGLDINPRAVKISWINLYLNSLDENGQPIYDGEKKTLLDRVEFHESDLLSYCRDNHLELDRIVGCIPQILNPNPDAMSKMITENASEEFLHSLSNYCALQGFVEDQFGLGLIARAVEEGISVIKSQGIMIFNMGGRPGQAVCKRLFERRGLRVNKLWQTKVLQAADTDISALVEIEKNSPHRFEFFMGLVGDQPICARSAWAYAKSGGRISHALSVYSCQLRQPTQVKTIFEFLRNGFKDISSSLDLSFEDEFVADEKIPFLSYLASVLKEVSFFPYEPPAGSRRFRSLIAGFMRTYHHIPLTADNIVVFPSRTVAIESALRFLSPHLAIVDEQLSRHLPRPWLTSLNIENAESGRKIEEVITVIEAPRQSDLMVELIKKLKPEVVVTGMAQFESVTGSAFEHLLDTTREIGCRLFLDISDHFELSSLPSSNGVLKYLAGAPLPSHAAIICGLLKNQVYSDLEVAFVISEEETIFKTLCKTVELLQGNTAIISQYYYGCLFHELLAFQLADRHPPAQRNGELSKASKVNGLSSSSISVLDHAELSVSESDESPLVHMDVDKIFLPMITPVKASIFESFARQNITESESDVTCGIKQLICSSYGFSSDNHTEFIYADSPVALFVRLVLCCVQEGGTLCFPTGSNGNYVSAAKFLKANIVNIPTNPDYGFKLTERILTDRLKTVKKPWIYISGPTVNPTGLLYGNEEMQKLLIVCANFGARVILDTSFSGVEFNSNDFDAWNLGATMERLSSTNPTFSVCLLGGLSYMMLTSGLEFGFLILNQMSLKDTFHGFAGLSKPHSTIRYTVKKLLDLMEKKTVDLLNAIAEQKQLLAGRYKHFKQTLESCGWEVVEAQAGASIVAKPTFYLGTTIKIPKDSSGIQEIKLDDSNIREAMIKTTGLCINSAAWTGIPGYCRFTIGLEDGDFKRALDCIAKFKSLVDN